In Vigna angularis cultivar LongXiaoDou No.4 chromosome 8, ASM1680809v1, whole genome shotgun sequence, one DNA window encodes the following:
- the LOC128193787 gene encoding uncharacterized protein LOC128193787, translated as MAPRLPPPPPPQTNEHDVPNNTRLLESVIEKLQEQNAVLMQQNATNSQNLEAARANSEMTQRQLMEILAATRGTPGASASNATHQAEWTLESFLQHRPAKFDGKCLPDGADQWIRDMEQIYDAKDCPNDRRLAFTEYLLTGEASHWWSTAKMLLTESHSPISWKVFKEKFYEEYFPDSVRFGKEVEFLQLVQGNMSVSEYTNRFKHLVRFHTLATSEVWQCRKFENGLRSDLKVLISSLCIKSFPAMIERAKVLEKNVAEAERLKKQQPPARGPIMSRPNLNRNRLPYARPAQPSNSQAMVVAGQSGQHGSVRCFKCGGPHYRSSCPLLEGAKYCTRCRRDGHMEHECNMGGRAVMRPPNAGRMQQNRGGRAQAVGRVYAITGAEAASSEVEGRNYKVNLICLPLKDLEVILGMDWLAANRILIDCGAKELVFPDEYEVELSVTLGQLKEDIVDGASCFLIMTHSDERLEGLNHERSSNKSSGERSVVDEFPDVFPDEVPGLPPPREVEFTIDLVSNAGPISIAPYRMSPAELAELKEQIEELMDKQFIRPSASPWGAPVLLVKKKDGSSRLCIDYRQLNKLTIKNKYPLPRIDDLLDQLHGTTIFSKIDLRSGYHQIRVKEEDIQKTAFRSRYGHYEYVVMPFGVTNAPAIFMDYMNRIFRPYLDKFVVVFIDDILVYSKSYEEHEDHLRTVLGILREKELYAKFSKCEFLMKEVQFLGHIVSAGGISVDPAKVRAVLEWESPRSVTEVRSFVGLAGYYRRFIEGFSKIVAPLTQLTRKDQSFAWTDRCEGSFQELKNKLTSAPVLVIPDAAKPFVVYCDASHQGLGCVLMQEKRVVAYASRQLKVHEKNYPTHDLELAAVVFALKIWRHYLYGSTFQKELNMRQRRWLEFLKDYDFELLYHPGKANVVADALSRKVVHVSSMMVRELSLVESFRDLRLQFDLQPNVIKCCTLRISSDVFDRIRVKQREDEELVKILSVLGTDQAKHFNIGTDGLLRYMDRTEPRLNIKGQVVYFSS; from the exons atggcacctagacttcctcctcctcctccaccacagACCAATGAACATGATGTGCCCAATAACACGAGGCTGTTGGAATCTGTGATCGAGAAGCTACAAGAACAGAATGCTGTTCTGATGCAGCAGAACGCGACTAATTCACAAAATCTCGAAGCTGCTCGCGCCAATTCTGAAATGACTCAGAGGCAACTAATGGAGATTCTTGCAGCTACTAGGGGTACGCCGGGAGCATCTGCTTCAAATGCTACTCATCAGGCTGAGTGGACTTTGGAGAGCTTTTTGCAGCATCGCCCTGCAAAGTTTGATGGGAAGTGCCTTCCTGACGGAGCTGATCAGTGGATAAGGGACATGGAACAGATCTATGATGCCAAGGATTGTCCAAACGATCGAAGACTGGCATTCACTGAATATTTATTGACTGGAGAGGCCAGTCATTGGTGGTCGACTGCGAAGATGTTGCTAACGGAATCTCACAGCCCTATTTCCTGGAAAGTCTTCAAGGAGAAGTTTTATGAGGAGTATTTTCCAGATAGTGTTCGTTTCGGCAAAGAAGTGGAATTTCTCCAGTTGGTGCAAGGTAATATGTCTGTTTCTGAGTACACCAACAGGTTCAAACATCTGGTTCGTTTTCATACCCTTGCCACCAGTGAAGTGTGGCAGTGcaggaagtttgaaaatggacTGAGGAGTGATCTTAAGGTATTGATATCTAGCCTCTGCATTAAGTCTTTTCCTGCCATGATTGAGAGAGCAAAAGTGTTAGAGAAAAATGTGGCTGAAGCAGAACGACTGAAGAAGCAGCAACCACCAGCTAGAGGGCCGATCATGTCCAGGCCGAATCTGAATCGGAACAGGTTACCGTATGCTCGTCCAGCACAACCATCAAATTCTCAGGCTATGGTTGTTGCCGGACAGTCTGGACAGCATGGATCAGTCAGATGTTTtaagtgtggaggaccacactatCGATCGTCGTGTCCTCTGTTGGAGGGAGCGAAATACTGTACTCGCTGCAGAAGAGATGGTCACATGGAGCACGAGTGTAATATGGGCGGGCGTGCAGTAATGAGGCCGCCAAATGCCGGAAGGATGCAACAGAATCGGGGTGGAAGAGCACAAGCGGTTGGTCGTGTTTATGCTATAACAGGCGCCGAAGCTGCCAGTTCAG AGGTTGAAGGACGTAACTATAAGGTAAACCTCATCTGCCTACCCCTAAAGGATTTAGAAGTGAtcctaggaatggattggttggctgcaAATCGCATTCTCATTGACTGTGGTGCTAAGGAATTGGTGTTTCCAGACGAGTACGAAGTAGAGCTAtcagtgacgctcggtcaaCTAAAGGAAGACATCGTGGATGGTGCTAGTTGTTTTCTGATCATGACGCATTCGGACGAACGACTTGAAGGTTTGAATCATGAGCGATCGTCCAATAAGTCGAGTGGAGAACGATCAGTCGTGGATGAATTCCCTGATGTATTTCCTGATGAAGTGCCTGGATTACCTCCTCCACGCGAGGTGGAATTTACTATAGATCTAGTGTCGAATGCTGGACCTATCTCTATTGCACCATATCGGATGTCGCCAGCAgagttagctgaactcaagGAACAGATAGAAGAGTTAATGGATAAGCAGTTTATCAGACCAAGCGCATCACCTTGGGGAGCACCGGTActcttagtgaagaagaaggatggtagcTCTCGTCTCTGCATTGATTACAGACAGTTAAACAAGCTAACtatcaagaacaaatatcctttgcCTCGGATTGACGATTTACTGGATCAATTACATGGCACGACCATATTCTCGAAGATTGATTTACGGTCGGGATACCATCAGATTCGGGTAAAGGAAGAAGACATCCAGAAGACGGCCTTTCGATCTCGttatggacactacgagtatgtagtgatgccattCGGTGTGACTAACGCCCCAGCAATatttatggactacatgaatcgtATCTTCAGGCCGTATCTAGACAAGTTCGTGGTTGTATTCATTGATGATATTTTGGTCTACTCCAAGAGCTATGAAGAACATGAGGATCATTTGAGGACTGTTCTGGGCATACTAAGAGAAAAGGAGTTGTACGCCAAGTTCTCTAAATGTGAATTTCTGATGAAGGAAGTGCAGTTCTTGGGACACATAGTTTCAGCTGGAGGAATATCAGTGGATCCGGCAAAAGTAAGAGCAGTattggaatgggagagtccaCGTTCGGTAACTGAAGTTCGTAGCTTTGTGGgactcgcgggctactatagacggttcattgaagggttttccaagataGTAGCCCCGTTGACTCAGCTGACCAGAAAAGATCAatcgttcgcttggaccgatcggtgtgaaggaAGTTTCCAGGAATTGAAGAATAAGTTAACGAGCGCCCCGGTATTGGTCATTCCTGACGCGGCCAAACCATTCGTGGTGTATTGTGACGCGTCTCATCAGGGTTTGGGTTGTGTACTCATGCAAGAAAAGAGAGTGGTTGCGTATGCTTCTCGGCAACTGAAGGTTCACGAGAAGAATTATCCAACTCACGACTTGGAATTAGCAGCAGTCGTCTTTGCTTTGAAAATCTGGAGACACTACTTGTATGGTTCAACGTTCCAA aaggagctgaATATGAGACAGAGACGTTGGCTGGAGTTCTTGAAGGACTACGACTTTGAACTACTCTACCATCCGGGAAAAGCAAATGTGGTAGCAGATGCTTTAAGCAGAAAAGTAGTTCACGTCTCCTCCATGATGGTCCGAGAGTTGAGTTTGGTAGAAAGttttagagatctaaggttacagtttGACTTGCAACCGAATGTTATCAAATGCTGTACTCTTAGAATCTCTAGTGACGTATTCGACCGGATCAGAGTGAAGCAGcgagaagatgaagagttggTGAAGATCTTAAGCGTACTCGGTACAGATCAAGCAAAACACTTTAACATTGGAACTGATGGTCTTCTACGCTACATGGATAGAAC CGAGCCTAGGCTGAACATCAAAGGCCAGGTGGTCTACTTCAGCAGTTAG